A window of the Xiashengella succiniciproducens genome harbors these coding sequences:
- a CDS encoding efflux RND transporter permease subunit: MSLSSVSIKRPVLAIVMNLFIIIVGVIGFSYLGVRDYPSVDQPIITVSTSYPGANADVIETQITEPLEEAVNGIQGIRSISSSSRDGSSRITVEFDLETDLETAANDVRDKVSGALRRLPADVDPPVVSKADADAQPIFAISLSSSSRSLIDLTEYAEVNFKERLQTIPGVSVVNTWGAKRFAIRLWMDPTKLAAYRLTPADVRDALMRENVELPSGRIEGVNTELSVRTMGRFSSVDDFNKLVVYQDGERVVRFEDIGRAVVEAENMYSILKRDGVPMVNNIIVPQPGANYISIVDEALKRLEELKKDLPADIVAEVGFDNTEYIRASIGEVRNSIFEALILVVLVIFVFLREWRTTLIPALAIPVSIVGAFFIMYIAGFSINILTLLALVLSIGLVVDDAIVVMENIFSKIENGLDPIQAGFEGSKEIFFAVISTTIALVAVFFPIVFLQGVTGRLFREFSIVIAGAVLISAFVALTLTPMLSTRILHSHKGSGSWMYRKTEPFFQWLNNKYRKLLNSYLEKHKILTPLIMGLSVIIILTLWFSIPSEMAPMEDRSQLRVSVTGPEGTTFDYTLRYTDELAEFIMNDVPELKFVFQMVGMGGNNSGFFNVVLTDASERKRSQQEIADDLGAKVRSFTGARSYVTQSQTFGSRRGGLPVQYVLQAQNLEKLKEFLPAFMDEVDKSPVFQNYDLNLKFTKPELKVHIDREKASMLGVSVRDIAQTLQLTLSGSRLSYYVMNGKQYQILGELERDHRDKPTDIASVYVRSRAGELIQLDNLVTIEESSTPPQLYRYNRFVSATVSAGLGKGYTISDGIEEMDRISAKVLDDTFSTALTGDSRDFVESTSSLAFAFLLALVMIYLVLSAQFESFRDPLVIMFTVPLALLGALFSMWYFGQTMNIFSQIGIIMLVGLVTKNGILIVEFANQRKQAGLSRAEAIRDAAVRRFRPILMTSISTILGIMPMALATGSGSESRVAMGITVVGGMLIGTLFTLFVIPSMYTFISSSEANIKVAEASENAA, translated from the coding sequence ATGAGTTTGTCTTCAGTTAGTATAAAGCGCCCCGTGTTGGCGATTGTGATGAACCTTTTTATCATCATTGTCGGGGTTATTGGTTTTTCTTATCTGGGAGTGCGTGACTACCCCAGTGTAGATCAGCCAATTATTACGGTATCCACTTCATATCCGGGTGCAAATGCCGATGTTATTGAGACTCAGATTACCGAACCACTTGAGGAGGCTGTTAACGGTATTCAGGGGATTAGGAGTATAAGCAGTAGCAGTCGTGACGGTTCTAGTAGAATTACCGTTGAGTTCGACTTGGAAACCGACCTTGAGACAGCTGCCAATGATGTAAGAGATAAGGTTTCAGGTGCATTGAGAAGGTTGCCTGCAGACGTTGACCCTCCTGTTGTATCCAAGGCTGATGCTGACGCTCAGCCCATATTTGCTATTTCATTAAGTAGTAGCAGTCGTTCACTTATTGATCTTACTGAATATGCAGAGGTTAACTTTAAGGAAAGACTTCAGACAATCCCTGGTGTTAGTGTGGTAAATACTTGGGGAGCCAAGAGATTTGCCATTCGACTTTGGATGGATCCAACTAAACTGGCTGCATACAGGCTAACGCCTGCAGATGTTAGGGATGCGCTTATGCGTGAGAATGTTGAGCTTCCCTCAGGGCGTATCGAAGGTGTCAATACAGAGCTATCTGTACGGACAATGGGTCGCTTCAGTTCTGTTGATGACTTCAATAAGTTGGTTGTCTATCAGGATGGTGAAAGAGTTGTAAGATTTGAAGATATTGGTCGGGCTGTAGTTGAGGCTGAAAATATGTACTCCATTTTAAAGCGGGACGGGGTGCCGATGGTTAATAATATTATAGTACCGCAACCTGGAGCCAACTATATTTCAATAGTTGATGAGGCATTGAAGAGACTTGAAGAATTGAAAAAGGATCTTCCTGCTGATATTGTTGCTGAAGTTGGATTTGACAATACTGAGTATATCAGGGCATCTATTGGGGAGGTACGTAATTCAATATTTGAGGCACTAATCCTTGTAGTGCTTGTGATTTTCGTGTTTTTGCGTGAATGGCGTACAACTTTGATTCCGGCTCTTGCTATTCCGGTTTCAATTGTTGGCGCATTCTTTATAATGTATATTGCCGGTTTCTCTATCAACATACTTACACTACTTGCCTTGGTACTGTCGATAGGACTGGTTGTTGATGATGCCATAGTAGTAATGGAGAATATATTCTCCAAGATCGAGAATGGACTTGATCCAATACAAGCGGGGTTTGAAGGTTCGAAAGAAATATTTTTTGCTGTTATCTCAACTACTATTGCCCTTGTAGCAGTGTTCTTCCCAATAGTGTTCCTTCAGGGAGTAACCGGTCGTCTATTCAGAGAATTTAGTATCGTTATTGCCGGAGCAGTTCTTATTTCTGCCTTTGTAGCACTAACTCTTACACCGATGTTGTCGACCCGCATCCTGCATTCTCACAAGGGGAGTGGATCATGGATGTATCGGAAAACTGAGCCTTTCTTCCAATGGTTGAACAATAAGTACCGCAAATTACTCAATTCTTATCTGGAAAAACACAAGATATTAACTCCCCTTATTATGGGGCTGTCGGTAATTATTATTTTGACCTTGTGGTTTTCCATTCCTTCAGAAATGGCACCTATGGAGGACCGTAGTCAGTTAAGGGTAAGTGTGACAGGACCTGAAGGAACAACTTTTGATTATACCCTGAGATATACTGATGAACTGGCAGAGTTCATCATGAATGATGTTCCTGAGCTCAAGTTTGTGTTTCAGATGGTAGGGATGGGAGGAAATAACTCCGGTTTTTTTAATGTTGTATTGACAGATGCTTCTGAAAGGAAAAGAAGTCAACAGGAAATAGCTGATGATCTTGGTGCAAAGGTAAGAAGCTTTACCGGAGCAAGGTCTTATGTGACACAATCTCAGACCTTCGGCAGCCGCCGTGGCGGCCTACCGGTTCAATATGTTCTTCAGGCTCAGAATCTGGAAAAACTTAAGGAATTCCTTCCTGCCTTTATGGATGAGGTTGATAAAAGCCCGGTTTTCCAGAACTATGACTTGAATCTTAAGTTTACCAAACCTGAACTTAAGGTCCATATTGACAGGGAGAAGGCATCTATGCTTGGAGTATCAGTTAGGGATATAGCACAGACTTTGCAGCTTACTCTGAGTGGTAGCCGCTTGTCATATTATGTGATGAATGGCAAGCAATATCAGATTCTTGGGGAGCTTGAGAGGGATCATAGAGATAAACCGACTGATATTGCATCGGTATATGTACGCAGCAGGGCAGGGGAGCTGATTCAGCTTGATAATCTTGTGACTATTGAGGAAAGCAGTACCCCACCACAGTTGTACCGTTACAATCGATTTGTCTCTGCAACTGTTTCTGCCGGATTAGGCAAAGGCTATACCATCAGTGATGGTATTGAGGAAATGGACAGGATATCAGCAAAAGTGCTGGATGATACATTTAGTACAGCATTGACCGGTGATTCGAGGGATTTCGTCGAGAGTACATCAAGCCTGGCCTTTGCATTCCTTCTGGCTTTGGTTATGATCTACCTGGTATTGTCTGCTCAGTTTGAAAGCTTCCGTGACCCATTGGTAATTATGTTTACGGTGCCTCTGGCTTTGCTTGGAGCGTTGTTTTCAATGTGGTACTTTGGACAAACCATGAACATATTTAGTCAGATTGGTATTATCATGCTTGTTGGTCTGGTTACCAAGAATGGTATTTTGATAGTTGAGTTTGCTAACCAGCGTAAACAGGCCGGATTAAGTAGAGCAGAAGCTATTAGGGATGCTGCTGTGCGACGTTTCAGACCTATCTTGATGACTAGTATTTCGACAATTCTTGGTATCATGCCTATGGCGCTTGCAACAGGATCAGGTTCTGAAAGCCGTGTAGCTATGGGGATTACTGTTGTGGGTGGTATGTTAATCGGAACCTTGTTTACCTTGTTTGTAATACCTTCTATGTACACTTTCATATCATCTTCAGAAGCCAATATTAAGGTAGCTGAAGCCAGTGAAAATGCAGCATAG
- a CDS encoding efflux RND transporter periplasmic adaptor subunit — protein sequence MKKSLKQTIAIGGIVVIAAFLIIPRTGLFSGKKGPDAGPGGMGRALPVSAIVVKPGTMENALKAAGTLVASEEVNISTEIAGVVRKIEFDEGSRVKKGDLLVVIDDSELQAQREKAIHQKKLIEQTLERQRVLLEKEAISREAFDKVQTDLLVIDSEINLLNIRIQKTQIRAPFDGIIGFRNVSPGAYIQPGLAVARLVKTSPLLLQFSVPERYQSSKLVGSEVIFNVAGYSDNFRAKVYAVEPSIDERTRSLTLRAEYPNSDYRLLPGMFADLKIIIGREDNVVQVPSEAIIPQMDGEQVYVYRNGVAELIRVRSGNRTERYVAIQEGVAVGDTVITSGVLQLRSGMPVEISLREN from the coding sequence ATGAAGAAGTCACTCAAACAGACCATTGCAATCGGAGGCATTGTAGTTATTGCTGCTTTTCTGATTATTCCTCGTACAGGATTGTTTTCAGGTAAAAAAGGTCCAGATGCGGGTCCTGGCGGAATGGGAAGAGCGTTACCAGTTTCGGCAATAGTGGTGAAACCTGGAACTATGGAGAACGCGCTTAAGGCTGCCGGTACCTTGGTGGCCAGCGAAGAAGTAAACATTAGTACGGAGATAGCCGGTGTAGTTCGAAAAATTGAATTTGACGAAGGTTCACGTGTAAAGAAGGGGGATCTTCTCGTAGTAATTGACGATTCAGAACTTCAGGCACAGAGGGAAAAGGCTATACATCAGAAAAAGTTAATAGAGCAGACTTTGGAGCGTCAGAGAGTATTGCTTGAAAAGGAAGCTATAAGTCGTGAAGCTTTTGATAAAGTTCAGACAGACCTTCTTGTTATAGATTCAGAGATCAATCTTTTGAATATCCGCATTCAGAAAACTCAGATACGTGCTCCATTTGATGGAATAATTGGTTTTCGAAATGTCAGTCCGGGAGCGTACATCCAACCAGGTCTGGCTGTAGCCAGACTGGTGAAGACCTCCCCATTGTTATTGCAGTTTTCTGTACCTGAACGATATCAGTCATCCAAACTTGTTGGAAGTGAAGTTATCTTCAATGTAGCCGGATATTCTGATAATTTCAGGGCAAAAGTATATGCAGTTGAGCCTTCTATAGATGAGAGGACACGTTCCCTTACACTCAGAGCTGAGTATCCCAATAGCGATTACAGACTTTTGCCTGGTATGTTTGCTGATCTTAAAATTATTATCGGCAGGGAGGATAATGTAGTTCAGGTGCCAAGTGAAGCTATTATACCTCAGATGGATGGTGAGCAGGTTTATGTTTACCGAAATGGAGTTGCTGAATTGATAAGAGTAAGAAGCGGTAACAGAACAGAGCGTTATGTCGCAATACAGGAAGGTGTTGCTGTTGGAGATACCGTTATCACCAGCGGAGTGCTTCAACTCAGAAGTGGTATGCCTGTAGAGATTAGCTTGAGGGAGAATTAA
- a CDS encoding acyl carrier protein, giving the protein MNDKKIRRDLYKVLRKTGVPRDRIAENASFENDMLMDAVDMTCFLYYLETKFNVIIDNDILPKIASVQSTLNFLQQRCA; this is encoded by the coding sequence ATGAACGACAAGAAGATACGCAGGGACCTATACAAAGTATTGAGAAAAACAGGGGTTCCAAGGGATAGGATAGCAGAGAATGCATCATTTGAAAACGACATGCTTATGGATGCAGTTGATATGACCTGCTTTCTGTATTATTTGGAGACAAAGTTCAATGTAATCATTGACAACGATATTTTGCCAAAGATCGCTTCGGTACAGTCCACTTTGAATTTCTTACAACAACGCTGTGCCTAA